The following nucleotide sequence is from Nitrospira sp..
CCTTGAAATCTACTCAATCGATGAAGCGTTCCTGAGCCTCTGCGGATTCCAAAGCCGGAATCTTGCTGATTATGGTCGTCTCATTCGCGCCCGTGTGAAACAGGATACGGGGATTCCGGTTTCTGTCGGGATTGCGCCGACCAAGACCCTTGCTAAAATCGCCGGAGGCATCGCCAAGAAGAGCGACAGCGGAGTGTTTGACCTGACGGGCGCCGACCGCAACAGCATCCTCGCTCAAACCGAAGTGGCGGACATCTGGGGAATCGGCAGGGCACATACCCACTTCCTTCACAGCCACGGCATCATGAACGCCCTGCAACTGAGTGAGGCTTCCGACCAGTTCATCAGG
It contains:
- a CDS encoding Y-family DNA polymerase, which encodes MPSPSIFAIVDCNNFYASCERVFNPKLNHRPVVVLSNNDGCVVARSNEAKALGIPMGIPEFQIRQLIKKHQIAVFSSNYTLYGDMSQRVMDTLGTLCPDLEIYSIDEAFLSLCGFQSRNLADYGRLIRARVKQDTGIPVSVGIAPTKTLAKIAGGIAKKSDSGVFDLTGADRNSILAQTEVADIWGIGRAHTHFLHSHGIMNALQLSEASDQFIR